One part of the Lycorma delicatula isolate Av1 chromosome 7, ASM4794821v1, whole genome shotgun sequence genome encodes these proteins:
- the LOC142328321 gene encoding histone-lysine N-methyltransferase SETMAR-like — MLVTIFWDEKDVILVDLMECGSTITADVYCEMLTKLRRAIQNQCCGKLLSGIILFHDDAHPHIAVITKKIQDFCWELFDHPPYSSSGFAPSPYFLFLHLKKWLGRQFENYEELKTAVNQFNSQR; from the coding sequence atgttagtTACTATTTTTTGGGATGAAAAGGATGTCATATTGGTTGATCTCATGGaatgtggatcaacaattacagctgatgtgTACTGCGAAATGCTTACCAAACTGAGACGTGCAATCCAAAATCAATGTTGTGGGAAACTGTTGTCTGGCATAATTCTCTTTCATGATGATGCTCATCCTCACATCGCTGTCATaaccaagaagattcaagatttttgttgggaactttttgaccatcCTCCATATAGTAGTTCTGGCTTTGCACCTAGTCCCTACTTCCTctttttgcatttgaaaaagtggcttggtagACAGTTTGAAAACTatgaggaactcaagactgctgtCAACCAGTTCAATTCCCAGCGGTGA